A DNA window from Phaenicophaeus curvirostris isolate KB17595 chromosome 11, BPBGC_Pcur_1.0, whole genome shotgun sequence contains the following coding sequences:
- the ACY1 gene encoding aminoacylase-1 produces the protein MAPGKPGKSTGASENPSVTLFREYLKIDTVHPKPDYDAAVRFLERVGTDLGLACQKVEVCQGHVVLVLTWQGTNPRLRSILLNSHTDVVPVFEEHWTYPPFEAVKDSQGNIYARGAQDMKCVSIQYLEAIRRLKAEGKSFARTIHLTFVPDEEVGGHKGMEMFVQRPEFRALNVGFALDEGLASPSDTFSVFYGERSPWWIKVKCTGSPGHGSRFISNTAAEKMHKVINSFLAFRESEKQRLKSDSSLTLGDVTSLNLTMLEGGVSFNVVPSEMAAGFDIRIPPTVDLKAFEEQVAAWCRGAGDGVTYEFHQKCMDQHISSTEESDPWWKAFSGVCRDMKLQLKLEIFPAATDSRYIRAAGRPAIGFSPMNCTPVLLHDHNEFLNEQVFLRGIDIYARLLPALASVPPLPAEG, from the exons ATGGCCCCTGGGAAGCCCGGGAAGAGCACGGGGGCTTCGGAGAACCCCTCGGTTACGCTTTTTCGGGAGTACCTGAAGATCGACACCGTGCACCCCAAACCTGACTACG ATGCAGCCGTGCGGTTTCTGGAGCGCGTGGGCACCGACCTGGGCTTGGCCTGCCAGAAAGTGGAG GTGTGCCAGGGCCACGTGGTGCTCGTCTTGACCTGGCAGGGCACGAATCCCCGTCTGCGCTCCATCCTTCTCAACTCCCACACTGACGTGGTGCCTGTCTTCGAG GAGCACTGGACCTACCCACCCTTCGAGGCTGTTAAGGACTCGCAAGGCAACATCTATGCCCGAGGTGCTCAGGACATGAAATGTGTCTCCATCCA GTACCTCGAGGCCATCCGAAGgctgaaagcagagggaaagTCTTTTGCCCGCACCATCCACCTCACCTTTGTGCCTG ACGAGGAGGTGGGTGGACACAAGGGCATGGAGATGTTTGTGCAACGCCCCGAGTTCAGAGCACTCAACGTGGGCTTCGCCCTGGACGAAG GCTTAGCCAGCCCATCTGACACCTTCAGCGTCTTCTACGGGGAGAGGAGCCCATGGT GGATAAAGGTGAAGTGCACGGGCAGCCCTGGCCACGGGTCCCGCTTCATCAGCAACACGGCTGCTGAGAAGATG CACAAAGTCATCAACTCCTTCCTGGCCTTCAGGGAGAGCGAGAAGCAGAG GCTCAAGTCCGACTCAAGCCTGACCCTAGGGGACGTCACCTCGCTCAACCTCACCATGCTGGAGGGGGGCGTCTCCTTCAACGTGGTGCCCTCTGAGATGGCCGCTGGCTTTGACATCCGCATCCCACCCACCGTGGACCTCAAG GCCTTTGAGGAGCAGGTGGCCGCTTGGTGCCGAGGTGCTGGAGACGGTGTCACCTACGAGTTCCACCAG AAATGCATGGACCAGCACATCTCCTCCACCGAGGAGTCGGACCCGTGGTGGAAAGCCTTCAGCGGGGTCTGCAGGGACAT GAAGCTGCAGCTGAAGCTTGAGATCTTCCCAGCTGCCACCGACAGCCGCTACATCCGAGCG GCCGGACGCCCTGCTATCGGCTTCTCGCCCATGAACTGCACCCCGGTGCTGCTTCACGACCACAACGAGTTCCTCAACGAGCAAGTCTTCCTGCGGGGCATCGACATCTACGCCCGCCTCCTACCCGCCCTGGCGTCGGTGCCCCCGCTGCCCGCGGAGGGCTGA
- the ABHD14A gene encoding protein ABHD14A, producing the protein MPLSRGLGLLLLALLLALLLALLLPASQSPPGTRAGGGRRGQRAANASARVGSTAGQPPVFYREVSAAPTPGRPDVLFLHGQAFTSKTWEALGTLALLAGEGYRVVAIDLPGHGDSPPAQTVTTAQGRVAFLDRVLQELGMRRPVLVSPSMSGRFALPFLVARGDRLAGFVAVAPAGTKDFTSEQYQRVQTPTLILYGDGDTSLAPRALQSLRHLPRHRVAVVAGAGHACYLDKPEGFHRALLGFLHQLSEHRGAVAPSGTGTHWWLA; encoded by the exons atgCCCCTCTCCCGCggcctggggctgctgctgctcgccCTCCTGCTCGCCCTGCTGCTCGCCCTCCTGCTCCCGgcctcccagagccccccgGGCACCCGGGCTGGCGGGGGCCGGCGGGGGCAACGAGCGGCCAACGCCTCGGCTCGCGTGGGGAGCACTGCGGGACAGCCCCCCGTCTTCTACAGGGAGGTGTCCGCAGCGCCCACGCCCGGGAG GCCTGATGTCCTGTTCCTGCACGGCCAGGCGTTCACCTCCAAGACGTGGGAAGCCTTGGGCACGCTGGCACTGCTTGCCGGAGAAGGCTACCGTGTGGTTGCAATAGATCTGCCCG GCCATGGGGATTCTCCCCCAGCGCAGACGGTGACCACGGCGCAGGGCCGGGTGGCCTTCCTTGACCGTGTCCTCCAGGAGCTGGGCATGAGGAGACCTGTTCTCGTCAGCCCCTCCATGAGCGGCCGCTTTGCCCTGCCCTTCCTCGTGGCACGGGGTGACCGGCTGGCTGGCTTCGTGGCTGTGGCACCCGCGGGCACCAAGGATTTCACCAGCGAGCAGTACCAGCGGGTCCAG ACGCCCACCCTGATCCTCTACGGCGACGGCGACACCAGCCTGGCCCCCCGGGCCCTGCAGAGCCTCCGTCACCTCCCCAGGCACCGCGTGGCCGTGGTGGCCGGTGCTGGCCATGCCTGCTACCTGGACAAGCCCGAGGGCTTCCACCGGGCGCTGCTGGGCTTCCTGCACCAGCTCAGCGAGCACCGAGGGGCTGTGGCACCCAGCGGCACTGGGACGCACTGGTGGCTGGCCTGA